One Streptomyces fagopyri DNA window includes the following coding sequences:
- a CDS encoding DUF4097 family beta strand repeat-containing protein, whose translation MSEWSVAEPRKLTFDDPVTALHVRVVNGTVNVVGTDEGSARLQVSQVEGPPLQVTQRDGTLTVAYEDLPWKGFLKWLDSKGWRRSAVVSLAVPAGTRVEVGVVGATAVVSGVEGPVEVKGVTGDTTLVRLSGPVRVDTVSGSLEAQAVTGDLRFHSVSGDLTVVEASGSSVRADSVSGSMIVDLDPTGTPTDVRLTNVSGEIAIRLPHPADAEVEANTASGTVSSAFEDLRVTGQWGAKKITGRLGAGNGKLKAVTASGSIALLRRPPVEDEPREPAPSPSAQDSTPDDSTDGPTDKKVL comes from the coding sequence ATGTCCGAGTGGTCCGTCGCAGAGCCGAGGAAGCTCACCTTCGACGACCCCGTGACGGCGCTGCACGTGCGCGTCGTCAACGGAACAGTGAACGTCGTGGGCACCGACGAGGGTTCCGCGAGGCTCCAGGTCTCCCAGGTGGAGGGACCCCCTCTCCAGGTGACCCAGCGGGACGGCACGCTCACCGTGGCGTACGAGGACCTGCCCTGGAAGGGCTTCCTCAAGTGGCTCGACAGCAAGGGCTGGCGCCGCAGCGCGGTGGTCTCGCTCGCCGTCCCGGCCGGCACGCGTGTCGAGGTCGGCGTGGTCGGCGCGACCGCCGTGGTCTCCGGCGTGGAGGGCCCGGTGGAGGTCAAGGGCGTCACGGGCGACACGACGCTCGTACGGCTCTCCGGTCCCGTCCGGGTGGACACCGTCTCCGGCAGCCTGGAGGCCCAGGCGGTCACCGGCGATCTGCGGTTCCACTCCGTCTCCGGCGATCTGACCGTGGTCGAGGCCTCAGGGTCCTCCGTGCGCGCCGACTCGGTGAGCGGTTCGATGATCGTGGACCTCGACCCCACGGGCACCCCCACCGACGTACGCCTGACGAACGTCTCCGGCGAGATCGCCATCCGTCTCCCGCACCCCGCGGACGCCGAGGTGGAGGCCAACACCGCGAGCGGCACCGTCTCCAGCGCCTTCGAGGACCTCCGGGTCACCGGCCAATGGGGCGCCAAGAAGATCACCGGCCGGCTGGGGGCGGGCAACGGCAAGCTGAAGGCGGTGACCGCCTCCGGCTCCATCGCCCTGCTCCGCAGGCCACCGGTGGAGGACGAGCCGCGCGAGCCGGCCCCGTCACCGTCCGCCCAGGACAGCACGCCCGACGACTCCACGGACGGCCCGACCGACAAGAAGGTGCTCTGA
- a CDS encoding helix-turn-helix transcriptional regulator: protein MPPVFAHGRLRLYLLKLLDEAPRHGYEVIRLLEERFQGLYAPSAGTVYPRLSKLEAEGLVTHTTEGGRKVYAITDAGRAELADRSGELADLELEIRESVAELAAEIRADVRGAAGDLRREMRAAATEARRGHGRAGDATDHEGPAGGFGDFGDHRDKESWRVAKEEMRRVKQEWKEQARRAKDESRRARDEAQRARRQAKEAQERVRAQAQEEMQRMAKRVQEQVQDHFARGDWPTGVREGLTELAKEFGDFGKTFGGDFGKTFGKDTGPGRPGTAESGSAHTPEPDYSHTPDDFPAGYEPSWAHESSTGDPARDLDRLLDRFRDDIRDAARDHGVTEDQLHATRRHLSAAAAHIGAALRTPKS from the coding sequence ATGCCTCCCGTCTTCGCCCACGGCCGCCTGCGCCTCTACCTGCTGAAGCTGCTGGACGAGGCCCCTCGGCACGGATACGAGGTGATCCGCCTCCTGGAGGAGCGCTTCCAGGGGCTGTACGCGCCCTCGGCGGGCACCGTCTATCCGCGGCTTTCCAAGCTGGAGGCCGAGGGACTGGTCACCCACACCACCGAGGGCGGTCGCAAGGTGTACGCGATCACCGACGCGGGCCGCGCCGAGCTGGCCGACCGCAGCGGTGAACTGGCCGATCTGGAGCTGGAGATCCGCGAGTCGGTCGCGGAGCTGGCCGCGGAGATCCGCGCCGATGTGCGGGGCGCCGCGGGTGATCTGCGCCGCGAGATGCGGGCGGCGGCCACGGAGGCCCGGCGCGGCCACGGGCGTGCCGGTGACGCCACGGACCACGAGGGTCCCGCGGGCGGCTTCGGGGACTTCGGGGACCACCGCGACAAGGAGTCGTGGCGGGTCGCGAAGGAGGAGATGCGGCGCGTCAAGCAGGAGTGGAAGGAGCAGGCCCGGCGCGCCAAGGACGAGAGCCGGCGGGCACGCGACGAGGCCCAGCGGGCGCGCCGCCAGGCCAAGGAAGCGCAGGAGAGGGTCCGCGCCCAGGCCCAGGAGGAGATGCAGCGCATGGCCAAGCGGGTCCAGGAGCAGGTCCAGGACCACTTCGCGCGCGGGGACTGGCCGACGGGCGTCCGCGAGGGCCTCACCGAACTCGCCAAGGAATTCGGTGACTTCGGCAAGACCTTCGGGGGCGACTTCGGCAAGACCTTCGGAAAGGACACCGGTCCCGGCCGCCCGGGCACGGCGGAATCCGGCTCGGCGCACACCCCGGAACCCGACTACTCGCACACTCCCGACGACTTCCCGGCCGGCTACGAACCCTCCTGGGCCCACGAGAGCTCCACCGGCGACCCCGCCCGCGATCTCGACCGCCTCCTCGACCGGTTCCGGGACGACATCCGTGACGCGGCCCGGGACCACGGGGTGACGGAGGACCAGCTCCACGCGACACGCCGTCACCTGTCGGCGGCGGCCGCGCACATCGGGGCCGCGTTGCGCACACCGAAGAGCTGA
- a CDS encoding DUF6104 family protein: protein MYFTDRGIEELEKRRGEEEVTFEWLAEQLRTFVDLNPDFEVPVERLATWLARLDDEDEEE from the coding sequence ATGTACTTCACCGACCGTGGCATCGAGGAGCTGGAGAAGCGGCGCGGCGAGGAGGAGGTCACCTTCGAGTGGCTCGCCGAGCAGCTGCGCACGTTCGTCGACCTCAACCCGGACTTCGAGGTACCGGTGGAGCGGCTGGCGACGTGGCTGGCACGGCTGGACGACGAGGACGAAGAGGAGTAG